CATGCAAAAATGAAATGGGCTCCCTGAATGGGAGTGAGCTCTTCATCCCTGAGGGTATTCAAGTAGAGACAGgaggaccacacacacacacacacacacacacacacacacacacacacacacacacaggaaacttGCATGCGGAGTGAGGAAGTATGTGACATGACTCTTCCATCTGAAAGAATCTGTGGCTGAGGACAGGCTGGAATCACATATGGGAAGAAAACAAACGATCCTCAATCTGGCATCTGTGATTTAACTCCACAATGGTGGGGTGGATGGCATGTCACCCATTGCTCCAAACTCACCTCTAGCTGAAGGGCCAGTGTCTTCCCCAGTTCTCACGgtcattctttcttcctctcaggCATTGCGGTTGCTGAGACTTTCCGCCACATCCGGAGCATCTACAATGCCAATCTCAAGAAATACTTTCTCATTACCTTCTTCCTGTTCAGTTTTGCCATTGGATTTTACCTGCTGCTAAAGGGGCTGGGGGTCGACCTCTTGTGGACCCTAGAGAAAGCCAAGCGAAGGTGTGAGCGGCCAGAGTGGGTCCACATTGACACTACGCCCTTTGCCAGCCTCCTCAAGAACCTGGGGACACTCTTTGGCCTGGGTCTGGCTCTCAACTCCAGCATGTACAGGGAGAGCTGCAAAGGCAAGCTTAGCAAGTGGTTCCCGTTCCGCCTCAGCTGCATTGTGGCCTCCCTCGTCCTCCTGCATCTCTTTGACTCTTTGAAACCCCCATCCCACATGGAGCTGATCTTCTATGTCCTGTCCTTCTGCAAGAGTGCAGCAGTGCCCCTGGCGTCTGTCAGTCTCATCCCCTACTGCCTGGCCCAGGTCCTGGGCCAGCCGAACAAGAAGACTTTGTAAAGGGATGTGGAGTCTTCAGAATTTAAAAGTCGATGACTGCACCAAGGATTGAAGGTGGCTAGGGCCTTCTGCCAGCCCGTTATGAGGCCAGAGGTACTATAGAGTCAGCTCAGGcgacacccccttccccctttgcaATTCTAATTGCATTGGGTGATGTTTTTTTGAAGAGCTAATAAGGCTCTTTGAGAAAGCCTTATTGGAGGTTGGGtcattctggatttttttccacGAAGATATGCTTACTCTTTTGTCCAATACACAAAAGCGAGACTTCTTGGTAGGGCCAGCTCACAACGCCAGGCTGGGGATCACACGGAATTTTCTACTCATGCTAATCCTTAcccagaaaaggagaaaggagcagTGGATTTGATAGGGAAAGAAGGATTGATTAAGgaggatttttaaatatcttgcaTGTCATGCAAATTGTATGTCAAACAATATCTTAATGGCTTCAATGATATACGGATCTTTAGGTAAAGGGCTCTCAATGGTGGGGGACCAACTTAAAGTACAATGAATAGGTCCTTAGTGGAGTAATTCTGCTTcttgtatttttctattatatatccACGGTCATTGTATTTACTGGGATTTCTGAATGGCTGCAGTGATCTGGGTATCGCACTAGGTCAGAATACTCAGGTAACGTCAGCTTCTCCTCTATAACATTCGATCTTTCTCCTTATTAGCCCAGCTCTGCTTTCCCCAGCATTTTCCACTGATTCCACAACCACCCTGCTGGATCCTCAGATGCCTAAAAGTGACTCTATAGTGGTGCTTTTGTATGTTTCAGTTAAGCTCTGAAATCTTGGGCAAAATGGCAAGGAGAGGGCCAGGATTTCTCTCTCCAGAAGGTCACTCCGATGTTACTTTTGATTCCTGGAGGTAAATATGACTCCTTTCTCTATCCCAAGCCAATCAAGAGTGCATTCTTGGAGGAAAAGCCAACTCCTCCTCTTTGCCTATTCTCTAGTCTCAACTAATTTGCAGAatatgtcctttaaaaaaaatgttgaagcCTATTTATTTGAGAGTCCTTGTTTTTTCTACTAATTATACAGCTTACCATATAGTATCATTCACACCAACCATCCTGGTCATAACATctttgcaaagaaaaatatatacgtgcagtattttattaaaacaacatTTTACTTAAGAATGAAGTCTTGTTGATTACTATATTTTAGAGGCAATGTGATCTGAAGGTTCTAATCCTGGCTTAGCTAAATTTCTAGGTCTTTCTCTATTTCCCTAAACAAATAATTTGGTTTCTATatacttatgttttctttttgcaaaaggAAGGTGCTTTGTCTTGGGTTGCCCAGGAGTCCCAGTAGGGCTGCTGAGACTTACAAAGTGTCCACAGGGGCACAGGTAGAGTCAAGCATATCAACATAGTCACAATATCATATTCTAGTTGGCCAAGGCTGAACATTATTTACCAGACCACAGTGCAGCATGAGTTGCTCTATGGGATCAAactgttaccgagtccaagctcgctctgcttgctacacaacaggccaataaatcgggagacGAGGTGCTGAGGCAAGGAATACAAGTTTATTCGGAAAGCTGGCAGacagagaagatggcagactaatgtcTCCAAAAAAACCCATCTTATCAGGgttttggatgccagtttcttttatagaacagggggaggagatgaggaagtaaaataaaaaggccaTAAGGTTTGCGAATGTCCCTTGGAATGGCCAGCcttggggaggggatgtgttaatttcttctttcttgccgccatccacaggtggacagggtcaggatgtttacctgaacaaaggcactttggtttaacattcaagcAGAGGGGACAGGGTTCCCTAAGGCAGGCCACtgtgtatagacagtatccttttaatgaacaaaagcaaccggaagcaaaggttaaagtaaaagaaacagatccaacatggagtcaggaTTGGCTCTCTCCTGTTACAAAACTGCAACTTGGGGGCAGACAGGCAAGATCATTACCAAACTAACCGATCAGGGAATGTAAGTCATAGCAGCAGAACAAGACtgagcagggaattccctggcggtccagtggttaggactctgcgcttccacctCAAcaggcacaggttcaatccctggtcccggCCAAAAAAATAACTGAGCAGACTGTGGAATCCAGTAACCCAGTGTCAGCATGGTTCTGGGTTAtagttaaagaaaatatgaacagggcAAGTGATAGCACCGAGGGCTGCACAAGGGAGCTACTGAAAGCATTTCTGCAGGATTTATTTCATCCTGGGTGCAGGGTCCCGCCTCCAGAAgccttggctcacgggcgtaTCTCTGGATCTACCGAGAGTGAGTCTGATCATTCGCTTCAGAATTTTGGGATGTGACTCTTTAGGGAAAGGTGAGTCCTCCTACCgaattttatttcttcagggGTGGCACCGGGCCCCTCCGAGACACTAACGGTCTCACCAAGGATGAAGGGAAATGGTCTTGTTCTGTCTGAATTGAACCCCACTGCTTGGGCATGGCCTCCATCCTGGATGATTTATTTGCCCTCAGGGACCAAGTCCAGATTCCTTGCAGTAGGATTCTGGCAGAAAGTAAATAATGTTCCTGCCCCCAGCAGTTGGTAAGGTTAATAAAGACACataataaaagatgaaatttgGGCTTAATATAcaccaggctctgttctaagtattttatttatttatacagtgaACTCCCTTAATTCTCCCAAGGTTTCTGTGAGGTGGGTGTTAGAATTTATGTTCATGTTACATATGAATAGGCACAGAAGGATTAGGTATCTTGCCCAGAATAGAGGAGCCAGTTTAAGAGctaggcagtctgactccaagtTCATACTCTATCCTCTACCCCACAGATGCCAGTAAGACTAATGGCTGCATCAAACCATCCTTCCAATACCAGATACAACTCTTCATTCAGACCACAGAGATTTTGATTTCTTGTGGCCAAAGGACAAATaccattgttgctgttgtttttttaatttttggctgcgttgggtcttcattgctgtgcgtgggctttctctagttgcagcaagcaggggctactctttgttgtggtgcacgggcttctcattgcggtggcttctcttgttgtggagcacaggatctaggcgtgtgggcttcagtagttgtggcacatgggctcggtagttgtggctcatgggctctagagtgcaggctcagtagttgtggcgcacgggcttcgttgctccgcggcatgtgggatcttcccggaccagggatcgaacccgtgtcccctgcattggcaggcagattcttaaccactgcgccaccagggaagtccccaaataatgtatattaatgcatatatgtggaatctagaaaaatggtacacatgaaactatttgcagggcaggaatagaaacacagacgtagagaatttacatgtggacacagtggggaaggggagggtgggatgaattgggagattaggtttgacataaatacactaccatgtgtaaaatagatagcttgtggtaacctactgtacagcacagggagctcaactcggtgctctgtgacgacctagaggtgtgggaaaggggcaggtgagggagggaggtccaagaggggaTTCACTTCAtcctacagcagaaactaacacaacactgtaaagcaattatactccaattaaaaaaaaaaacacagagtgaTCCTCCCAGTGAGCTagtatttatttctaagtatgaAGATACCGTATTTCAAAGTTAATTTCATAAACTAACTATTGGAACAGGCATGACCATGTTAGATTAACAGCGGTGTCTAAAACAACCttagctatttcttttctttctttcaaggaaGAGCTTAAAAGCCATGCTCAGCCTATCTGGGTCAGACAGTAAGTAACTTATTTCTACAATCGAGATAGCACGAGAAGGTAGAATTACCACAAAGAACTTTTGGTATAGAGCCATATACAGGAGTAAAAAGTAAAGAGACACCGTGGAAGATTATTTAGATCAGAGACTCCACAAATACAGGACTGCTACTTTTCACTGGGACAGGCAAAGTCTAGAAATGGACAGCCCTAAGGGCTAAGAATTTGTGACGGGTAAAGCCGAGCAGAGTGTCAGGCCATGATCAATTTGTAATATAGCCAATGTACAAGCACATTTTGAACACAGATCTTTTCCCCAAGTTACGGATGTATGTTTGCTTTAGAAATGACTTGTGAATCCTCAGGATGGAAGTAAGTTTAAGTGACCAATGACCGTTTTAAACCAAGGTCCATGTTATATTAAAGCACAATTTGATAGATTGGTCTAGCAGTCTATCCGTTTTAGGGAAATAAGTTTGAGgatgatacatacacacacacacacacacacacacacacactatacaaTTGTATTATTGCCCTAGGAAAACAGACCCATTAAGAAAATGcaacttctgggacttccctggtggcgcagtggttaagaatctgcctgccaatgcaggggacacgggttcgagccctggtccaggaagatccctcatgccacggagcaactaagcccatgtgccacaactactgagcctgtgttctagagccctcaggccacaactactgagctcgtgtgccacaactactgaagcccatgcgcctagagcccatgctctgcaacaagggaagccactgtaatgagaagtccgtgcaccacagcgaagagtagcccctgctccccgcagcTATAGAAAgccccacgcagcaacgaagacccaacgcagccaaaaataaataaataaatttatttttaaaaaagaaaaggaaatgcaatGTCTGCTGCCTGGGCCAATGCTGCTTCACTGCAGAGAAACCAAGGgcataaaatttttgttttttttaacaaaacttataatagctttaaaaatttataacaattttattgagatataattcacatactgtacAATTCAGCTATTTAAAGTGAacagtccagggacttccctggcggtacagtggttaagattttgccttccaattccgggggtggggtgcgggttcgatccctggttggggagctaagatctcacatgcctcgaggccaaagaaccaacacataaaacaggagcaatattgtaacaaattcaataatgaCTTtcaaaaaaatggtccacatcaaaaaaaatcttaaaaaaaataataaagtgaacaGTTCAATGGTTTTCAGCATATTCAGAGAATTGTACAACCATTACCACAAATCGATTTTAGAACATTCTTTCTCACTCCGtaaagaaaccccatactcattAGAAGTCACCTCCATTTCACCCTAACCCATACAGCCCtcggcaaccactaatctattttctgacTCATAGAgctgcctattctagacatttcatatgaatggaatcacacaacATGTAACcttttgggtctggcttctttcacttatgatgttttcaaggttcatgtaCGTTGTAACATGTATCGgtacttcatttcttcttatggccaAACAATATTTCAGTGTATGGATaaatgttgtttatccattcattagttgatggataTCTGGATTGTTCCCACActggggctattatgaacaatacTGCTAGGAACACTTGCATACAAGTTTTCATGTAGATGCATGATTGCATTTCTCTTAAGTATATCCCTAGTTGTGGAACTGCGGGGTcaaatggtaactctatgtttaagaAACtagtggaaactagaaaaagttaCTAGAAACTTTTAAGGAACCACCAAACTTTTCCCAAGAGGTTAGGAAGGAAAAGTTTTacagtgtttttggttttgccaTCTCTTTTGGTTTCCTAGGATCAGACCCTATATCAAAATTTTGTCTAATTCTTTGCTTTGGAAGAGTTTCAAAGCAAGATTGATCAGGTGATTAGATTTACATGAAGAAATATCAGTGGCAGCCTCCTTCTTCTGTTGGCAGTGGCTTTATTGCTCCAAGAGCATTTCATTTGAAGACACACCTGGATAGTTGAAGTTCCAGTCCTTAACAATTGACTAGTTGTTTGTAACCTGTCAAACTTTGCTGAGCTGTTTTCTGAAAATCATTACGGTAGCtgctaaatttttaatattattgatttCACTCTGTAGTAATTGCCAAACTAAGACAGACGCCTTTAAGGCCTATATGTGTAAATCAAATAGCAGAATATAATTTGTATCCAAGAGTTTTTCAAGAGCCTCTTGAGAATAGAAAACACTCTGGCCAAAGAGCCTTCTGATGATGTTGTTAAGGAAAGAATTGACTAGAAACGGTATGAGTAGCAGTCAATAAAAGTTACTTCCTTTAGGGAACCAAGGACCTAATTTACCTGGAAGAGAAACTAGCAACAGTCTAGTCCAATGATGGGCAACCCAAAGTCCAAAATCTAATTTCAGAGTGAAAGATAAAAAAGCTGCCTCTGGGTTGCTGGCTtcttaataaaaagagaaaagtttttaatatttttctttttcctgaattggcccttatttttttttaagttgttcatTATTAAttctattcaaaaaaatttttttttcatttcatagatACAAAAATGAAGACCTACAGAGGTAAAACAGCCCTTCTAAGTCGCATGAGTAACCTGTCCTCAGGTCTCCTGATTCTTAGCAGAGAACTATCTCCCCTTTGTCTGACTCCGGCATTTACCTGGGCAGCGGGGTCAACAGGCAGCTGTTGATACAGAAGTGAAAGACATAAGTGAATAGCAGAGCCAGCTTATTTGAACCAGGACCAGAGTCTGTTAACCAAATTAAGCCACAGCTAGAATAACTGTGTTCTAGGTAGCCTGTTCCTAATTATGTTATGTGCTCCTCTCTTCCTTTGCTTTCATAAATCTTTCCAGGGCAGGAGTGTAACTACAACATGAAACGACTTGATGTTTTTatggggtttggggtttttttagcaTGAGGGTATTTTTCCAGTCAGCAAATTTTCAATGCTTTCTTTTCTGCTGTCTTCTGGCTTTCTTCTTTTGATCTTCACATTCCATGGTCATTGCCTTCCGATCAGCTCAACTGCACTTCAACATTTGAAGGCTGGCCAGacttctctcattctctcattccgTGCCATCACAGAATTGGGATTCCAGCCTTCAACAGCTGCAGTCCTTCTCTCcagagcaaaaagaatgaaaatctaaTTTCTTCTCCTCCACGGTGAACCATTTTGGACTCTTTAGCTGAGGATTGCCACCAAAATTCCATCTTTGctcctctgtctttctctctaaTCTCCTCCTTCAACCCCACCCCATAGGCAACCCTGCCACTGATCCCTACTTGATCCACCCTAGTAATGAACTTAAGTGAGCTTTTGTACAAGTGTGATTTGGCTTCACTAACTTAAAAGTCCAAGTggcataaattatttttgtttattttgatcaCATTGTTACCCACCAGGCTCTTGGCCTTCCCCAAGCAATGGAAATTGACTAGAGGtgagacaagaaattcaggcaaggttttactggggcccctgctgcagcaggggggagtgaaaacaagtaacagtttcCCGTGCTCACTCCCGGAGGAAGGGAGAGCTGGTTCCCTATATGGGGTGAGGAGTAGGGATGTttccaggggtcaggccagaggggtggcttaggtgtttgcccacccctttggtgctATTGAGTGCAGGGGTCATGcccagtaccctgcttttgctcc
Above is a genomic segment from Phocoena sinus isolate mPhoSin1 chromosome 20, mPhoSin1.pri, whole genome shotgun sequence containing:
- the G6PC gene encoding glucose-6-phosphatase isoform X2: MFYTILGSSQRTTSRILFGQRPYWWVLDTDYYSNTSVPLIKQFPVTCETGPGSPSGHAMGTAGVYYVMVTSTLSIFRGKKKPTYRFRCLNIILWLGFWAVQLNVCLSRIYLAAHFPHQVVAGVLSGIAVAETFRHIRSIYNANLKKYFLITFFLFSFAIGFYLLLKGLGVDLLWTLEKAKRRCERPEWVHIDTTPFASLLKNLGTLFGLGLALNSSMYRESCKGKLSKWFPFRLSCIVASLVLLHLFDSLKPPSHMELIFYVLSFCKSAAVPLASVSLIPYCLAQVLGQPNKKTL